Proteins encoded together in one Chryseobacterium taklimakanense window:
- a CDS encoding NADH-quinone oxidoreductase subunit A: MNLPENYIPILIQAAVGLSFVLLSLIGTHFLGPKQSKAQNRKNESFECGIEVEGNARTPFSVKYFLTAVLFVLFDIEIVFFYPYAVNFREFGVAGFLAVLTFVAVFFLAFIYVWKRGALDWDK, translated from the coding sequence ATGAACTTACCTGAAAATTATATCCCGATACTCATACAGGCAGCTGTAGGTTTGAGTTTCGTTCTGCTGTCTCTAATCGGAACCCATTTCCTGGGACCAAAGCAAAGCAAAGCCCAGAACCGTAAAAACGAAAGTTTCGAGTGCGGAATCGAAGTTGAAGGAAATGCGAGAACGCCGTTTTCGGTTAAATATTTCCTTACTGCCGTACTTTTTGTGCTTTTTGATATCGAGATTGTATTCTTTTATCCTTATGCTGTAAATTTCAGGGAATTCGGTGTGGCCGGTTTTCTCGCGGTCCTTACTTTCGTAGCTGTTTTCTTCCTTGCATTTATTTATGTTTGGAAAAGAGGCGCACTGGACTGGGATAAATAA
- a CDS encoding GNAT family N-acetyltransferase, which yields MSAIFIKEVKSDNELMEFIRFPMDLYKNNKNFVPSLITDEKQIWNKKENPALQYSEARQFLAYKNEKIAGRIAVIINKKEEAELGIRKVRFGWIDFIDDVEVSKALIETAVNFAKENNISKIEGPMGFTNLDKAGMLVHGFDEIATMIGIYNFEYYPKHLENLGLTKEKEWVEYEIKFPEVLPEKVIKFNELVKEKYKLKVLNFRTKNEIIPYIDPMFRLLDETYKNLSTYTPITEEQIKTYKEKYFPFINKDYIICIADEQNNLISFAITMPSYSRALQKSNGKLFPFGWWYFLQAGKKNDRANFYLIGIHPEYQRRGVTSIIFKEIFDRFRKKGVKHLETNPELEENKAIQLLWQDYNPVNHKRRRTYSMEF from the coding sequence ATGTCTGCGATCTTTATTAAAGAGGTAAAATCCGATAATGAGCTGATGGAATTCATCCGGTTCCCTATGGATTTATACAAAAATAACAAAAACTTTGTACCCTCTTTAATTACCGATGAAAAGCAGATCTGGAACAAAAAAGAAAATCCCGCACTCCAGTATTCCGAAGCCCGGCAGTTTCTGGCCTATAAAAATGAAAAAATTGCCGGCAGAATTGCGGTGATCATCAATAAAAAGGAAGAGGCTGAACTTGGGATCAGAAAAGTACGGTTTGGGTGGATCGATTTCATTGATGATGTTGAAGTGTCCAAAGCACTGATTGAGACGGCGGTAAATTTCGCTAAAGAAAACAACATCAGCAAGATCGAAGGCCCAATGGGATTTACCAACCTGGATAAAGCAGGAATGCTGGTGCACGGTTTTGATGAAATTGCTACGATGATCGGCATTTACAACTTTGAATATTATCCGAAACATCTTGAAAATCTGGGTCTTACCAAAGAAAAGGAGTGGGTGGAATATGAAATCAAATTTCCTGAAGTTCTTCCTGAAAAGGTTATAAAATTTAATGAACTTGTAAAAGAAAAATACAAGCTCAAAGTATTGAATTTCAGAACTAAAAATGAAATCATACCCTACATAGACCCCATGTTCAGGCTCTTGGATGAAACTTATAAAAATCTCTCTACCTACACCCCAATTACCGAAGAGCAGATTAAGACTTACAAGGAAAAATATTTCCCGTTCATCAATAAGGATTATATCATTTGTATTGCAGATGAGCAGAACAATTTAATTTCCTTTGCGATTACCATGCCCTCTTACTCCCGGGCACTGCAAAAATCCAACGGCAAACTTTTCCCTTTTGGGTGGTGGTATTTCCTGCAGGCCGGAAAGAAAAACGACCGCGCAAATTTTTATCTGATCGGGATACATCCGGAATACCAGCGTCGCGGCGTGACTTCAATTATATTCAAAGAAATCTTCGACAGGTTCAGAAAAAAAGGCGTAAAACACCTGGAAACCAATCCTGAACTCGAAGAAAACAAAGCAATCCAACTGCTGTGGCAGGACTATAATCCTGTAAATCATAAACGGAGGAGAACCTATTCTATGGAATTTTAA
- a CDS encoding zinc metallopeptidase: MSGYYLIIGAIFIISMIVQNRLRSKFAYYSNVHLQNGMSGKEIAEKMLRDNGIQDVQVISVPGQLTDHYNPENKTINLSEGVYMQRNAAAAAVAAHETGHAVQHAVGYSMLQLRSKMVPAVNFSSKLLQFVLMAGIVVMASSGNKTLLLIGVILFAVTTAFAFVTLPVEYDASKRALAWLKSSGTLANKAEYEGADDSLKWAARTYVVAALGSLAQLIYFASMLTGRRD; this comes from the coding sequence ATGAGTGGTTATTATCTTATCATTGGAGCGATTTTCATTATCAGTATGATCGTGCAGAACAGGCTCCGTTCAAAATTTGCATACTATTCCAATGTTCATCTGCAGAATGGGATGTCCGGGAAAGAAATTGCTGAAAAAATGCTTCGGGACAACGGAATTCAGGATGTTCAGGTGATATCGGTACCTGGCCAGCTTACGGACCATTACAATCCTGAAAATAAGACCATCAACCTGTCTGAAGGGGTTTATATGCAGAGAAATGCGGCGGCGGCAGCGGTTGCGGCGCACGAAACCGGCCACGCCGTTCAGCACGCTGTGGGTTATTCTATGTTGCAGCTGCGTTCCAAAATGGTTCCGGCGGTTAACTTTTCATCAAAACTTTTACAGTTTGTTCTTATGGCGGGTATTGTAGTAATGGCATCCAGCGGGAATAAAACGCTTTTGCTTATTGGTGTGATTCTTTTCGCTGTAACAACAGCTTTTGCGTTTGTAACGCTTCCTGTAGAGTATGATGCGAGTAAAAGGGCACTAGCCTGGTTGAAAAGCTCAGGCACACTGGCCAACAAAGCTGAGTATGAAGGTGCGGATGATTCGCTTAAATGGGCCGCGAGAACCTATGTTGTAGCAGCTTTGGGATCGTTAGCTCAGCTTATTTATTTCGCGTCGATGCTTACGGGAAGGAGAGATTAA
- a CDS encoding YigZ family protein — MQFEFRTIKSPVEDILLKEKGSKFLGFAYPVNDEKELKKFLDALKAEHPKATHHCYAFRLGLNGENYRANDDGEPSGSAGLPIYNQLLANDLTNILLVVVRYYGGTKLGVSGLVKAYKESAKMVLEEAEIITRELESVLEIHFGFNQQNVIFTLLNKFDGKILDFTTEQNCTITAMVKTSQKENISEVLSEMQHISFKFI, encoded by the coding sequence ATGCAGTTTGAATTCAGAACCATTAAATCGCCCGTAGAAGACATCCTTTTAAAGGAGAAAGGAAGCAAATTCCTTGGTTTTGCCTATCCTGTAAACGATGAAAAAGAGTTAAAAAAGTTCCTCGACGCCCTGAAAGCTGAACATCCGAAAGCCACACACCACTGCTACGCATTTCGCCTGGGTTTAAATGGCGAAAATTACCGCGCCAATGACGACGGCGAACCTTCCGGAAGTGCCGGATTACCCATCTATAACCAACTTCTTGCGAACGATCTTACAAATATTCTTCTCGTCGTGGTTCGGTATTACGGCGGTACAAAACTCGGGGTTTCGGGGTTGGTAAAGGCCTATAAGGAATCGGCAAAAATGGTTCTGGAAGAAGCAGAAATCATCACCCGCGAACTGGAGTCCGTGCTCGAAATTCATTTCGGGTTTAATCAGCAAAATGTTATTTTTACCCTGCTTAATAAATTCGACGGAAAAATTCTTGACTTCACGACGGAGCAAAACTGCACCATTACAGCAATGGTTAAAACTTCACAAAAAGAAAACATCTCGGAAGTTCTTTCCGAGATGCAGCATATTTCTTTTAAATTTATTTAA
- the ribD gene encoding bifunctional diaminohydroxyphosphoribosylaminopyrimidine deaminase/5-amino-6-(5-phosphoribosylamino)uracil reductase RibD has protein sequence MTDEFYLRRCIELAKKAAGNTYPNPLVGSVIVHNGKIIGEGYHEKAGEPHAEINAINSVKDSSLLPESTIYVSLEPCSHFGKTPPCALKLKEIGFKTVVIGTLDSHEKVNGKGKQILEDAGIKVVSGVLEKECRDLNKRFFTFHQKKRPYIILKWAQSEDGFMDKNFQPYPISNVIVNQYTHQLRADEHAILVGTQTALRDNPSLSVRNVSGKNPIRILIDFDLKVPSDFNIYNSEAETFIFNSKKEVAEENIKFIRISKENFLQDLMHRLYGMQIQSVIVEGGGFTIQQFISQNLWDEAFVITNENLFLKSGTTAPEISALPFSTEHFRSNVVKHYLNHAV, from the coding sequence ATGACGGACGAATTTTATTTAAGACGCTGCATTGAACTGGCGAAAAAAGCTGCCGGAAACACTTATCCGAATCCCCTGGTAGGCAGCGTGATCGTTCATAACGGTAAAATTATCGGGGAAGGTTATCATGAAAAAGCCGGTGAGCCGCATGCGGAAATCAACGCGATAAACTCTGTAAAAGATTCATCATTGCTACCCGAATCCACCATTTATGTATCACTGGAACCCTGCTCCCATTTCGGAAAAACACCGCCCTGCGCATTAAAACTAAAGGAAATTGGTTTTAAAACCGTCGTTATTGGAACTTTGGATTCCCACGAAAAAGTTAACGGCAAAGGAAAACAGATCCTCGAAGACGCAGGAATCAAAGTTGTAAGTGGTGTGTTGGAAAAAGAGTGTAGGGATTTAAACAAAAGATTTTTCACTTTCCACCAGAAAAAAAGGCCATATATTATTCTAAAATGGGCGCAGTCGGAAGATGGTTTTATGGATAAAAATTTTCAGCCCTACCCGATTTCAAATGTCATTGTAAATCAGTATACACATCAGCTCCGTGCTGACGAACATGCCATTTTAGTTGGGACGCAAACGGCTTTAAGAGACAATCCGAGCTTATCTGTACGGAATGTTTCCGGTAAAAATCCAATCCGGATTCTTATTGATTTTGATTTGAAAGTTCCTTCGGATTTCAATATTTATAACAGTGAAGCAGAAACATTTATTTTCAATTCGAAAAAAGAAGTTGCTGAGGAAAACATAAAATTCATCAGAATATCAAAAGAAAATTTCCTGCAGGATTTAATGCACCGGCTTTACGGGATGCAGATCCAGTCGGTTATTGTAGAAGGCGGAGGTTTTACGATTCAACAGTTCATCAGTCAAAATCTTTGGGATGAGGCCTTTGTGATTACCAACGAAAACCTTTTTCTGAAAAGCGGCACCACAGCACCTGAAATTTCGGCACTACCTTTCAGCACAGAACATTTCCGGAGTAATGTCGTGAAACACTACTTGAACCATGCAGTTTGA
- a CDS encoding DUF349 domain-containing protein, whose translation MEATPEHQQSMHTQKPFHIPEEKVLSEIDPEEAEEDQEETPDHTTDSRNAEQVIGEMEKLVNEQNAGEKNRQFQQLRELATQKMQEETEDKKHEFISAGNSEENFSWEHPSLSKLSGLITIFKEKHDSYLAKQEEQHAENLAARQEIIERLKNLYTNSEPGTNLFKEIREIKQAWSSAGQVAKSEFKLLNNNYFHHLNQFYAMLDLNKDYLHQEYTHNLEKRQQIIERAKELVKEPVQKALNELQYLHKLWKEEAEPVAEEFREKTWDEFREISNQIHERKSELSAAIEEEQKANLEKKNQIIAEIKKLSSPENAPNHSFWQNAIKKVEDLRTEFLKIGSVPRKISNQNWNDFKQTLRDFNTVKNNFYKNLKGSQVTNLEEKLKLIQIAKDNMNSEDWDTMVPLFKKLQEDWKKIGHVPRSQANKIWDDFRGACNTFFGNYRSKNTTGSGDNWKENYKLKRALLDELKEVGSDETSVEKIEEIKGKWNAIGKVPREKLSINSEFNKTLREKLKLNKVSEFEIKDENLSENQLTDKARKIKNQVADLEAEIATLENNLGFFSNPSRENPLLKDTYANIYDKKAQLETLKQNLHKIISGE comes from the coding sequence ATGGAGGCCACTCCGGAACACCAGCAAAGCATGCATACTCAAAAGCCTTTCCACATCCCGGAGGAAAAAGTTCTTTCCGAGATTGACCCCGAAGAGGCTGAAGAGGATCAGGAAGAAACACCGGATCATACAACCGACTCCCGGAATGCTGAACAGGTAATTGGTGAAATGGAAAAACTCGTAAATGAGCAAAATGCCGGTGAAAAAAACCGTCAGTTCCAACAGCTGAGAGAGTTGGCAACCCAAAAAATGCAGGAGGAAACCGAAGACAAGAAACACGAGTTTATCTCCGCGGGAAACAGCGAAGAAAACTTCAGCTGGGAACATCCGTCATTATCAAAACTTTCCGGGTTAATCACGATATTCAAAGAGAAACACGACAGTTACCTTGCCAAACAGGAAGAGCAGCACGCTGAAAACCTTGCCGCCAGACAGGAAATTATAGAACGGCTGAAAAACCTCTACACCAACAGTGAGCCGGGAACCAACCTTTTCAAGGAAATCCGTGAGATCAAACAGGCTTGGAGCAGCGCCGGACAGGTGGCAAAATCGGAGTTTAAGCTTCTGAATAACAATTATTTCCATCATTTGAACCAGTTTTATGCCATGCTGGATCTGAATAAGGATTATCTGCATCAGGAATACACCCACAACCTTGAAAAAAGGCAGCAAATCATTGAGCGGGCAAAAGAGCTGGTAAAAGAACCGGTACAGAAAGCCCTGAATGAGCTGCAATACCTTCATAAATTATGGAAGGAAGAGGCAGAACCGGTTGCAGAAGAATTCCGTGAGAAAACCTGGGACGAGTTCAGGGAGATCTCTAACCAAATCCACGAAAGAAAATCTGAACTTTCTGCAGCAATTGAAGAGGAACAGAAGGCCAATCTGGAAAAGAAAAACCAGATCATAGCCGAAATAAAAAAACTCTCTTCACCAGAAAATGCGCCTAACCACAGCTTCTGGCAAAATGCCATAAAAAAAGTGGAAGATTTAAGGACAGAGTTCCTGAAGATTGGCAGCGTCCCAAGAAAGATTTCAAACCAGAACTGGAACGATTTTAAGCAAACCCTAAGGGACTTCAATACCGTTAAAAACAATTTTTACAAAAACCTGAAGGGGAGCCAGGTCACCAACCTTGAAGAAAAACTGAAACTAATTCAGATTGCCAAAGACAATATGAATTCCGAAGACTGGGACACCATGGTACCCCTCTTCAAAAAACTTCAGGAAGACTGGAAAAAAATCGGTCACGTTCCCAGAAGCCAGGCTAATAAGATTTGGGATGATTTCCGCGGGGCCTGCAATACTTTTTTTGGAAACTACAGGTCTAAAAATACTACCGGCAGCGGCGACAACTGGAAGGAAAACTATAAGCTCAAACGCGCCCTGCTCGATGAACTAAAGGAAGTGGGCAGCGACGAAACCAGCGTTGAAAAAATTGAAGAAATCAAAGGAAAGTGGAATGCAATAGGTAAAGTGCCGCGCGAGAAACTTTCTATAAATTCCGAATTCAATAAAACTTTAAGAGAAAAATTGAAGCTCAACAAAGTAAGCGAATTCGAAATAAAAGATGAAAACCTTTCTGAAAATCAACTGACTGACAAAGCCCGGAAGATTAAAAATCAGGTTGCAGATCTAGAGGCAGAAATCGCAACGCTGGAAAACAACCTCGGTTTCTTTAGCAATCCGAGCAGAGAAAATCCTTTATTGAAGGACACTTATGCAAACATTTACGACAAAAAGGCACAGCTTGAAACCCTGAAACAAAACCTCCACAAAATTATCAGCGGAGAGTAA